CGCGATGCCGCCCAGTGTACGGCCGGCCAGCGTCGTGACCAGCAGATCCTGCACGCGCTCCACCTCACGCGTCGGCACCGTGAAGTTGTTGCTCAACATCGAAAACATGATGAGCCGGCCATCGGCCGTCGTCACATACCCCGAGAGGGAGCGGGCCTTGTCCACGGTGCCGGTCTTGGCGCGCGCGTTGCCCGCCGCCGGTGTGCCTTTCATGCGATTGCCGATCGTGCCGTCCACGCCGGCAATGGGCAGCGCATCGCGATAGGTCGTGAACCACGGCGACCGGCGCATCGCATCGAGTACTTTCACGATTGCTCGCGGCGTCACGTAGTCGTGCCGCGACAGTCCGCTGCCATCGCGGTACGCCGCATCGGCCGAGGTGATGCCCCATCCCGCCAACGTCCGTACGCCCACGGCGCGCGCGCTGTCGGCGGAGCCATCGCCGCTGGCCCGTAACCCCGACGTACGGAACAGCAGTTCCGCGATCTGATTCTGCGACGGTTTCTGCATGCGACGTAGCACGGCGGACAACGGCGCCGACTGCAGCACGACCACCGTATCTGCCGCACGGCCGAGCGTATCCGCCCTGGCCAGAGCACGTCCGATTACCTGAACGCCAGCATCGCTTAGCGACTGCGTGAGTGCGGCCACATACGCATCGTTGGGATGTCGATACGACAGGGTAATCGATGCGCTATCACCCATCGCCAACGTGCCCGAGACCACCACGCGATCGCCGATACTGTCGTACACGGCCTCGAGGCGGGGCGGACGCGTACCACCAGTGGCCGACGCCACCGAATCGCGCGTGGTGGCTTGCACCAGCAGCCGTGGATACGCTCGAGTCGGCGCGCTCGTCACCATGACAGCACCACCCACCCGGGTGGACGCTCGCGCCTTCAGCACGAGCACGCCCTCGTTGAACATCAGTTCGTCCACCGCCGCGCTGTACGCCGCATCGAAGTCGTCGTACGCCCAGCCGAAACCCGTCGTCATTCCGGGGAACGCATCACCGACAGCGCGCACGCGGCCGGAGATGCGCGCGATACCGCGGGCTGCGAGCGCGTCGCGTATCGGCACGAACGCGTTCATGGCCGAGCCGCCGCTCAGAGAGTCGCTCACGCCGGGATCGCCGCTTCCCGACACCAGCACGTCGCCTTGCCACGTCGTACCTCGCTGGCGGCCGTGTAACAGCACCGGCGTGCGCCACCGATGGTCGGGCCCGAGCGTCTGCAACGCGATGGCACCGGTGAGCAGCTTTTCGTTCGACGCGGGCATGAATAACCTGTCGGCGTCGTTGCTCAGAATCGTGTCACCGCGCTCAGCATCCACGATCAACAGCCCCCAGCGTGCATTGCGCCACATCGGCGCCGCCAGCACCGAGTCGACGATGCCCTGCAGAATGCCCTGCGTGGTCGGCGCCGGAACCACGGCGGCCGGCATCATGATCGGTGCACTCGGCTCCGCCCGTGGACCGACCATCGAGGTCGTCGGGCCGCGCGCACATCCGGCGGCTAACGCGGCCCCGAACGTGAGCGACAGCACCGTGACGCCGAGTCTTGAAGGCACCATCATGCATCCACCTCATACGTGCTGCTGAGCGTGAGATCCTCGGCGAGATGCACGCGGATCACGACGGCGGTGGTGTGCGCGAGCGCTCCCTGCACGCGCTCACAAATGAAACGCGAGAGATTCTCGCCGGTGGGAATCAGTCGCCCGTCCCCGAACTCGGGTACGTCGAGATTGATATTCCGATGGTCGAACCGGTCACGTACTTCCCGCTGCAGTACGCGGTCGAGAAAACCGAGGTCCACCACGAAGCCCGTCTCTTCATCGACCGGGCCGGCCACGGTCACATCGCAGACGTAGGTGTGCCCGTGATAGTTCGGATGTGCGCACGCGCCGAACACCTCGGCGTTCTCCTGATCGCTCCAGTCGGGGCGACGATAGCGATGCGCCGCGGCGAACGTCACGCGGCGGGTGAGTGACGTGCGCGGCATGCGCGATCAGCGGAACAGCGGCAGCGTAACGCCCACCGTGACCGTACGCGATCCGCGCCACGCCGAGCGGTTGCGCGTATCGGTCAGTACTGACGTCGTGTCCGCCGCCTTCACGAAATAGCGGTCGGGATAGTCGTACTGCCACAAGAAGTTCGTGAGATCCACGCGAATCATCGGTCCCTTGCGCGGCAGGTAGCGAACGCCGAGGCCGTACGAAAAAGAAAACTTCGTACCGAACTGGTACGATCCCGTATCGGCCGACGAGAAATCACTCACGATGCCCGCGCCGCCATTCAGCGACGGAATCAGTCGGTGCCACGTCTTCTTGCCGGTCAGTGCCAGGTCCAAACCGCCATCCAGTTCGTGCGTGGTCACGCCCGGCGTACCGATCACGCGCGTGGCGCGCGGATTCGTGGGCAGCAGCAGCTTCCGTTCGGAGGGCGCCACCAGGTAGCGCACGTACAGTGACGCCGGCCCGCCGATCGCAATGTCGTAGCGCAGTGCCGCGGCAAGTGACGACTTGGGCGCGACATCGGCCGGGTCACGCTTCATTGCCATCCACCCACCCATGATCGACAGATTCTGCCCCAGCTTCACGTCTTCGAACGGACTGTTGGCGGGCAGGTGACCCACCTGCGCCGTGACGACGGTCGGCATCAAGGTTCCCAGCGCGACCACGCCGAATCGGGCGACGGACCGCCGAACACGGGCGATGGACGCGGAGGACGACAACGTGGACGGCAGCGGAGAGCGCAGAACGGTAGACAGAGCGGTAGACAGAGCGGGCATCACACGGTGGCTGAAGGCGAGCGATCGTGCAGGTCGCGCAGGTCGCGACCCGTGATTTCTGGAGGTAACGCGAGGCCGAGCAATGCAAGCGCGGTCGGCCCGACATCGCACAGGGCACCGCCGCGTCGCAGCGGCACCGATGCATCGGGGTCGAGTATCACGAGCGGTACCGGATTCGTGGTATGCGCGGTGTGCGGCTGACGCGTGATCGGATCGACCATGACATCGGCGTTGCCGTGGTCGGCGGTGATGATCAACCGCGCGCCGCCGCGCTCGGCGGCCTCGAGGATACGACCGAGGCACGAGTCAACGGCTTCCACCGCGCGGATCGCCGCTGGAATCGATCCGGTGTGGCCGACCATATCGGTGTTGGCAAAGTTGCACAGCATGAAGTCATGCGTGCGATCGGCCAGCGCATCGCAGAGAATGTCGCAGACGCCGGCGGCGCTCATTTCGGGTTGCAGATCGTACGTCGCAACCTTCGGGCTCGGCATCATGTGCCGCTCTTCGCCGGGGAAGGGTGCATCGCGCCCGCCGTTGAAGAAGAACGTGACGTGCGGATACTTCTCCGTCTCGGCGATGCGCAGCTGTGTCAGACCGGCGTCGGAAATCACCTCGCCCACGAGATGGCGCATCGATTGATGCGCGAAGGCGACCGGGAAGGGAAATGCGTCGTCGTAACTTGTCATCGTGGTGATGGACAGCGCCGGACGCACGCCGGTATCGAAGCCGGTGAAGCCGGGCATCGCTAGGGCACGAAGCGTCTGACGCATCCGATCGCTGCGATAGTTGAAGCAGATCAATGCGTCGCCGTCGCGCATCGGCGCGAGGGCCGCGCCATCGGGCCCGGACATCACGTACGGCAGCACGAACTCGTCCGTGGTGCCGGCGTCGTACGCGCGCTGCAGCGCCGCTAGTGCATCGACTTCCACGGGAGCCTCGCCGCGCACGGCGGCGCGATACCACAGGCCGGTGCGTT
This region of Gemmatimonas groenlandica genomic DNA includes:
- the dacB gene encoding D-alanyl-D-alanine carboxypeptidase/D-alanyl-D-alanine endopeptidase, which translates into the protein MMVPSRLGVTVLSLTFGAALAAGCARGPTTSMVGPRAEPSAPIMMPAAVVPAPTTQGILQGIVDSVLAAPMWRNARWGLLIVDAERGDTILSNDADRLFMPASNEKLLTGAIALQTLGPDHRWRTPVLLHGRQRGTTWQGDVLVSGSGDPGVSDSLSGGSAMNAFVPIRDALAARGIARISGRVRAVGDAFPGMTTGFGWAYDDFDAAYSAAVDELMFNEGVLVLKARASTRVGGAVMVTSAPTRAYPRLLVQATTRDSVASATGGTRPPRLEAVYDSIGDRVVVSGTLAMGDSASITLSYRHPNDAYVAALTQSLSDAGVQVIGRALARADTLGRAADTVVVLQSAPLSAVLRRMQKPSQNQIAELLFRTSGLRASGDGSADSARAVGVRTLAGWGITSADAAYRDGSGLSRHDYVTPRAIVKVLDAMRRSPWFTTYRDALPIAGVDGTIGNRMKGTPAAGNARAKTGTVDKARSLSGYVTTADGRLIMFSMLSNNFTVPTREVERVQDLLVTTLAGRTLGGIAPRVER
- a CDS encoding 6-pyruvoyl trahydropterin synthase family protein, with the protein product MPRTSLTRRVTFAAAHRYRRPDWSDQENAEVFGACAHPNYHGHTYVCDVTVAGPVDEETGFVVDLGFLDRVLQREVRDRFDHRNINLDVPEFGDGRLIPTGENLSRFICERVQGALAHTTAVVIRVHLAEDLTLSSTYEVDA
- the gpmI gene encoding 2,3-bisphosphoglycerate-independent phosphoglycerate mutase, which translates into the protein MTARPARAVALIILDGWGYREDPESNAILMASTPNWNRIWAHESRTLLTASGRAVGLPEGQMGNSEVGHLNLGAGRVVMQDLVRIDSAIENASFFQNHALVLACDRVNASGGTLHLLGLLGDGGVHAHDAHLLALVELAQQRGVKRVVLHAMLDGRDTPPQSAMGYLREILANVGGRAELASVSGRYYGMDRDNRWERTGLWYRAAVRGEAPVEVDALAALQRAYDAGTTDEFVLPYVMSGPDGAALAPMRDGDALICFNYRSDRMRQTLRALAMPGFTGFDTGVRPALSITTMTSYDDAFPFPVAFAHQSMRHLVGEVISDAGLTQLRIAETEKYPHVTFFFNGGRDAPFPGEERHMMPSPKVATYDLQPEMSAAGVCDILCDALADRTHDFMLCNFANTDMVGHTGSIPAAIRAVEAVDSCLGRILEAAERGGARLIITADHGNADVMVDPITRQPHTAHTTNPVPLVILDPDASVPLRRGGALCDVGPTALALLGLALPPEITGRDLRDLHDRSPSATV